The following are from one region of the Quercus robur chromosome 1, dhQueRobu3.1, whole genome shotgun sequence genome:
- the LOC126713286 gene encoding uncharacterized protein LOC126713286, whose translation MVRLDFPTTNNEAEYEALVAGLDLTKVVGAASVVIYYDSQVVTNQVNGDYECKSKRMKKYLEQAKKRVDDLQGKIVQIPREENEQAYRLAKAVSAEHMVISDKVLSFIQLSPLIEVINMQEIGSKSHWTTPIVSCLKDGALPNGKEAARKLKVQVARFVLIKDVLHKRGFSRPYLRCLSPEEANYVMREVHEGICGNHSRSRLLVHKLIRAEYYWPTTQKDTQAYVKTCDKCQRFNNAVRQPSEELTLITTPWPFAQWGLDIIGPFLVAARYGIPRVLVSDNGKQFDNDSFKDFCSQLGIKNHYSSPAHPQANGTTAQTPTGETLFWLAYGSEAVIPAEVGLTSYRVDYHNEEKNDEAMRLQLDLLDKVRATAEQRLARYQDLMAKHYNS comes from the exons atggttcGCCTTGACTTTCCTACAACCAACAATGAGGCGGAATATGAAGCACTAGTAGCAGGTTTAGATCTCACCAAAGTAGTGGGAGCCGCGAGTGTGGTTATTTATTATGACTCTCAGGTTGTCACGAACCAAGTAAACGGTGATTACGAGTGTAAAAGCAAGAGGATGAAGAAGTACTTAGAGCAAGCAAAGAAAAGGGTAGATGACTTACAGGGCAAGATTGTTCAAATCCCCAGAGAAGAGAACGAGCAAGCCTACCGTCTTGCCAAGGCCGTGTCAGCAGAGCACATGGTCATTTCTGACAAGGTACTCTCCTTTATTCAACTTTCGCCATTGATAGAAGTCATCAATATGCAGGAAATAGGTTCCAAGAGCCATTGGACCACCCCTATAGTCTCTTGTTTGAAAGACGGTGCATTACCCAATGGTAAGGAAGCCGCAAGGAAGCTGAAGGTTCAAGTAGCACGATTCGTTCTAATAAAGGACGTATTGcacaaaagaggcttctcccgCCCATACCTAAGGTGTTTGAGTCCTGAGGAAGCAAATtatgtcatgagagaagtccacGAAGGAATCTGCGGGAACCACTCAAGATCACGATTATTAGTACACAAACTGATTCGGGCCGAATACTACTGGCCCACCACACAGAAGGACACCCAAGCTTATGTCAAAACCTGTGACAAGTGCCAAAGGTTCAACAATGCCGTCAGACAGCCGTCGGAAGAATTAACTCTAATAACGACCCCGTGgccatttgctcaatggggattagacattatAGGCCCATTCCTAGTAGCGGCACG ATACGGGATCCCTAGAGTCTTGGTCTCAGATAACGGAAAGCAATTCGACAACGACTCCTTCAAGGACTTTTGCTCGCAGTTGGGAAttaagaaccactactcctcccctgCCCACCCTCAAGCCAATGG gacaacaGCCCAAACACCTACTGGGGAAACATTGTTTTGGTTAGCATATGGAAGCGAGGCAGTTATTCCAGCAGAGGTCGGGCTCACAAGCTATAGGGTGGATTACCACaatgaagagaaaaatgatGAAGCAATGCGTCTACAGCTTGATCTACTGGACAAAGTCAGGGCAACGGCAGAGCAGAGACTCGCACGATACCAGGACCTCATGGCCAAGCACTATAACTCCTAG